In one window of Macrotis lagotis isolate mMagLag1 chromosome 5, bilby.v1.9.chrom.fasta, whole genome shotgun sequence DNA:
- the ZNF318 gene encoding zinc finger protein 318: MYRSGGRSSVSSHRPKESGGGGGGGGSRTSRSAGSSSSSTGPVRRASPPPASSSSSSASSRAPVRRPRSPSGHRGRHGSPSPPPHSLRGRRRGSPSPPWSRRGSPSPPRGRRGSPPRSRRASPSPTRPRRLFPSGSGGFRGSSRSCSHSDFPRDGRGDHPADSGSRRRSPGLRSESSVEQSLRITVGNDRFCLSSPDPRRLNDRLGSPVDNLGDIDRDDLADGPIFTHSSQCSRGLERYTTREEGPLSPFLGRVDEDYRTRETFLHRSEYNSHVSRHDDLLRDRDKLKVSYSVRSEERSREAKRSRYDDSEKLHSLSGDHSNYVSGSRNYRQRRHSPNSRFMDPEFRELDLARRKREEEEERNRSLAQDLVGVDSSSSSSCTISGVSGSEPGYTVHRPEDVPMMPKKSILKKRVEVDVEPSLQMEGFSNSTNSNQELPLLSGHPSLPPSNATAPFTSEVENNKGAMTETALKEPQESYQWGPLSGLPKDTSPLREKFGSFLSHKEKIDGKAESGERHTDFLLPHERASQDGSGFSRILGMLAEPTSAQEKRRRSFPDIEDEEKFLYGNEEEDLKPESPPKSLGGLGNEARRDRTNSSPSPSSTLKLDAREETNPEYAKIHNLLKTIGLDIGVAEISKLAVRTQERLHGKKLSSHSSADRRSVDRRSLSDRSSSDSHRLENREARRSDTRSPEVSRPHIASPVDSYMRAKNSPPFLKSDHPMSQMPGPEVTSSGPRASAIRCLIPSAPAPPIRLPHCTSSVTQFQIPTNTQFSAAPIPPNYQTPAMPPSTFDAYRHYMAYAVSAWPMYPSPQQPGHPMSDPHRLIPITKQVTPSRPNLRVIPTVTSTETKRDESLLVPIPVINNSTKVPVRLPIPPLMRYNPEKISDEKNRASQKQKVIEEREKLRSDRDARQKKMYYLRTELDRLHKQQGEMLRKKRREKDGHKDPLLVEVSRLQDNIMKDMAELRREAEAAEKKQSELDKVAQILGINIFDKTQKPSNDSKESAEKSGKAEKSKSPEKVSPSSNNSSSSSSSSSSSSSKESKSNNEKSHAKSPKPTDTSSQPSAKLSSQLATVYEYYDAGNHWCRDCNTICGTMFDFFTHMHKKKHRQTLDPYNRPWASKIQNEAKQDTTKRVDKITVPAKGSEFLIPITGYYCQLCEEFFGDPISGEQHVKCHQHNEKYKKYVDENPLYEERRNLDRQAGLAVVLETERRRQNELKRKLSEKPKEETDEKKAKVVKEMKEDEEKLSEELDEQLSETWNSPDKLESKRKMTIKLQLKEETKEPLTSSSFGKFSWKKSEKDDEKSSAVAPSIPKEENMETNKDKEDGKTQAGKVKPIEIKLSGKTVIAHTSPWMPVVATSTQAKIRPNLPIPTTVLRKSGSATVSKPAPLNTFLSIKSSGATAKPLPVVKESSTDLLLPPDIISKAFGGEEVILKNSPEEKTVLAEKNEPAPIPEQLLPPPPPPPPPPPLPVTLKSATTSPAQTSTGLSPVKSTPTISQILTPGIGGSNLLTPVLPASILAPVHSAAIPSDEVAPGVSESDHDQALLSVLVRPPPPLSGVFSEQAKKLEKRNSCLATANAKDLYDIFYSSGGKGNPESKLGNSTLSNGESSNFSKNENSDSSFSPRESGVLLRGTSQDKGLASAPLDISLAKPSAKTMESPNQRTIVEQSLGLKNRGCLQPLTGMDFDSASLADDQGKPQEEFNPEANASTILPSSPYERETSTDMCLEGEADLNSGEPGPPGVEEPATHMSDIACPAKLVATRDLGIVGNQAKRIQESHLAEEATSGLEEGRLLLSEGVGKERIGDQDEELQTSPSIAQKDPNSLKDFSLKCEASCVWKREAELTMLPMDDQIVDQTEEMVVVAEMKGLGEVMTEPYAQTQSAMEIKTDSVQLDTRSIAQIPQLTGIQHCAPEPSFQSVVRRNIYLTGSPQEQAVLVGCEECQEDQSLEPASETPRTRGFKLVRAKPKEELKKLTCQLGILEEGTKKPENIKIPKGQESGSQDLPIINTELRLATESKPMEDLETTDSGKLCAPGNPASDFSSGLLEPIQGSENIHKGRFLCSTGSTNLTSTFSEFPFEPPETMALDLGIKDKQNTKPRNEKIPEKTQLVVKAVEEEMEVIHEPLDLQTEGLPEDTEETFQLEAEGPLGLESDTVCSPGLRPSACQPDLVSFVTSVSEKQKEKLCSLPSELGNKPESSSLVTGTLQPEFQNPPAMMETSQMDKDSTLSAVEMPALI; the protein is encoded by the exons ATGTACCGCAGCGGCGGCCGCTCGTCGGTCTCCTCGCATCGGCCCAAGgagagcggcggcggcggcggcggcggcggctcccgCACCAGCCGCAGCGccggctcctcctcctcctccaccggGCCGGTCCGCCGCGCCTCCCCGCCgcccgcctcctcctcctcctcctcggccTCGTCCCGGGCCCCGGTCCGCCGACCCCGCTCGCCCTCGGGCCACCGCGGCCGCCACGGCTCCCCGTCCCCGCCGCCGCACTCCCTCCGCGGTCGCCGGCGCGGCTCTCCGTCTCCGCCGTGGAGCCGCCGCGGGTCCCCGAGCCCGCCGCGGGGCCGCCGGGGCTCCCCGCCCCGCTCCCGCCGGGCCTCGCCTTCTCCGACGCGGCCCCGCCGTCTGTTCCCGTCGGGCTCCGGCGGCTTCCGCGGCAGCAGCCGCTCGTGCTCCCATTCCGACTTCCCCCGGGACGGCCGCGGAGACCATCCGGCCGACAGCGGCAGCCGG AGGCGGTCTCCTGGACTCCGATCTGAATCTTCGGTGGAACAAAGCTTGCGGATCACTGTTGGCAATGATCGATTTTGCCTTAGTTCACCTGACCCCCGGAGGCTTAATGATCGATTGGGGTCTCCAGTGGATAACCTGGGTGACATAGACAG GGATGACCTGGCTGATGGTCCTATCTTCACACATAGTTCCCAGTGCTCCCGGGGCCTTGAACGCTACACCACCAGGGAAGAAGGACCCCTTAGCCCTTTTCTGGGGCGGGTGGACGAGGACTACAGGACAAGGGAGACCTTCCTCCATAGGTCTGAGTATAATTCACATGTTAGCCGTCATGATGATCTCCTTCGAGACAGAGACAAACTCAAAGTCTCCTATTCTGTTCGATCTGAGGAAAGAAGCCGGGAAGCCAAACGGTCCCGCTATGATGACAGTGAGAAACTACATAGTTTGAGCGGGGACCACTCTAACTATGTATCAGGTTCTCGAAACTACCGACAGCGAAGGCATAGCCCAAACTCCCGGTTCATGGATCCTGAGTTTCGGGAGCTAGACCTTGCCAGGAGAAAacgggaagaagaggaggagcgCAACAGGAGCTTGGCTCAGGATCTGGTTGGGGTggatagcagcagcagcagcagttgcACTATCTCTGGAGTATCAGGATCAGAACCAGGATATACAGTACATCGACCGGAGGATGTGCCTATGATGCCCAAAAAGTCCATTCTGAAGAAGCGAGTGGAAGTAGATGTGGAACCTTCCTTGCAG ATGGAGGGTTTTTCCAACAGTACCAACTCTAACCAAgaacttcctcttctctctggCCACCCGTCTCTTCCCCCAAGCAATGCTACAGCTCCTTTTACTTCAGAAGTTGAAAACAACAAAGGAGCCATGACAGAGACTGCACTGAAGGAACCCCAAGAATCCTATCAGTGGGGTCCTCTTTCTGGACTGCCTAAGGATACTAGTCCCCTCAGAGAGAAGTTTGGGAGTTTTCTAAGCCACAAGGAGAAAATAGATGGGAAGGCTGAGTCTGGAGAGCGGCACACAGATTTTTTGTTGCCCCATGAGAGagccagccaagatggcagtggcTTTTCCCGAATTCTGGGTATGTTGGCAGAGCCTACCAGTGCCCAAGAAAAGAGGCGGCGTAGTTTCCCAGACATAGAGGATGAGGAAAAGTTTCTCTATGGGAATGAAGAAGAGGACTTGAAACCAGAATCTCCACCAAAATCCCTTGGAGGTCTTGGGAATGAAGCCCGGAGAGATAGAACAAACTCCTCTCCTTCCCCGTCATCAACTTTGAAACTGGATGCACGAGAGGAAACCAATCCAGAATATGCCAAAATCCATAACTTGCTCAAGACAATAGGGCTCGATATTGGGGTGGCAGAGATTAGCAAATTGGCTGTGCGCACTCAGGAACGACTTCATGGAAAGAAGTTGTCTTCACACTCCTCAGCTGATCGACGCTCAGTGGATAGACGTTCTTTATCTGATCGTAGTTCTTCAGACTCACATAGACTGGAAAACAGGGAGGCACGGAGGAGTGACACTCGTTCCCCTGAGGTGTCCCGGCCTCACATAGCCTCTCCTGTGGATTCTTATATGAGGGCAAAGAACAGTCCCCCATTCCTTAAGTCTGATCATCCCATGAGCCAAATGCCAGGACCAGAAGTGACCAGCAGTGGGCCCCGGGCATCTGCCATCAGATGTCTGATTCCCTCAGCCCCAGCTCCCCCCATTAGACTTCCACACTGTACTTCCTCTGTGACCCAGTTTCAGATTCCTACTAATACACAGTTCTCTGCAGCTCCGATCCCCCCCAACTATCAGACACCTGCTATGCCTCCTTCTACCTTTGATGCCTATAGACACTATATGGCATATGCAGTTTCTGCTTGGCCCATGTACCCTTCTCCCCAACAGCCTGGCCATCCAATGAGCGATCCCCACAGACTCATACCCATCACTAAACAGGTCACCCCTAGCCGTCCCAACCTTCGTGTAATACCTACTGTGACCTCTActgaaaccaagagggatgagtCACTGCTAGTTCCTATCCCTGTTATCAACAACTCCACCAAGGTACCCGTTCGACTACCCATTCCCCCACTTATGAGATACAATCCAGAAAAGATCTCAGATGAGAAGAACCGGGCTTCCCAGAAGCAGAAG GTTATTGAAGAGAGGGAAAAGCTGAGGAGTGACCGGGATGCACGGCAGAAGAAGATGTACTATCTCAGAACTGAGCTGGATCGGCTTCATAAACAGCAAG GGGAGATGCTCCGTAAGAAACGGCGGGAGAAAGATGGCCACAAAGACCCACTCCTGGTGGAGGTGAGCCGACTTCAGGACAACATCATGAAGGACATGGCAGAGCTGCGGCGTGAGGCAGAAGCAGCAGAAAAGAAACAGTCTGAGCTGGACAAGGTGGCTCAGATCCTGGGGATCAACATCTTTGATAAAACCCAAAAGCCTTCTAATGATAGTAAAGAGTCggcagagaagtctggaaaggctGAGAAATCCAAGAGCCCAGAAAAAGTGTCTCCATCCTCTAAcaactcttcctcctcctcctcctcttcctcctcttcctctagCAAG GAGTCAAAGTCGAATAATGAAAAGTCTCATGCCAAGAGCCCCAAGCCCACAGATACCTCATCCCAGCCCTCAGCCAAGCTTTCTTCCCAGCTGGCTAccgtatatgaatattatgatgCTGGGAACCACTGGTGCAGAGATTGCAACACCATTTGTGGGACCATGTTTGATTTCTTTACTCATATGCATAAGAAGAAGCACAGACAG ACATTGGATCCTTACAACAGACCTTGGGCTTCGAAGATCCAGAATGAGGCCAAACAAGATACCACAAAACGTGTCGATAAAATAACAGTCCCTGCCAAAG GCTCTGAATTTCTGATTCCCATCACTGGATATTACTGCCAACTCTGTGAGGAGTTTTTTGGGGATCCAATTTCTGGAGAACAACATGTGAAATGTCACCAGCACAATGAGAAGTATAAG aaaTATGTGGATGAAAACCCGCTGTATGAGGAGCGAAGGAATCTGGATCGTCAAGCAGGTCTGGCTGTGGTCCTAGAGACTGAGCGCCGAAGGCAGAACGAGCTGAAGCGAAAACTGAGTGAGAAACCAAAGGAGGAAACAGATGAGAAGAAGGCAAAGGTggtgaaagaaatgaaggaagatgaagaaaagctttctgaagaactAGATGAACAACTCTCTGAGACGTGGAATTCTCCAGATAAGCTTGAGAGCAAGCGAAAGATGACCATAAAACTCCAgctgaaagaagaaacaaaggagCCACTGACATCCTCCTCTTTTGGGAAGTTCAGTTGGAAGAAGTCAGAGAAGGACGATGAAAAAAGTTCTGCAGTAGCTCCAAGCATCCCTAAAGAAGAGAATATGGAAACCAACAAGGACAAAGAGGATGGCAAAACCCAGGCTGGGAAAGTGAAGCCTATTGAGATCAAACTATCTGGGAAAACTGTCATTGCACACACCAGTCCCTGGATGCCTGTTGTTGCCACCTCTACCCAGGCCAAAATCCGGCCTAACCTTCCTATCCCCACCACAGTACTACGAAAGTCTGGCTCAGCAACTGTGAGCAAACCTGCACCTCTTAACACTTTCCTGTCCATTAAATCCTCAGGTGCCACTGCCAAACCTCTGCCAGTGGTCAAAGAGTCTTCAACTGATCTCCTACTACCTCCTGACATAATCTCTAAGGCATTTGGTGGGGAAGAAGTGATCTTAAAAAACTCCCCAGAGGAAAAGACTGTATTGGCTGAGAAAAATGAGCCAGCTCCTATACCTGAGCAGCTATTGCCTCCACCTCCCCCACCTCCGCCACCACCACCCCTCCCAGTTACACTTAAGTCAGCTACTACATCACCTGCACAAACAAGCACTGGACTGTCTCCAGTCAAGTCAACTCCTACCATATCCCAGATCTTGACCCCTGGCATAGGGGGTTCTAATCTCTTGACTCCAGTCTTGCCagcttccatcttggctccagtGCACTCTGCTGCCATCCCCTCAGATGAGGTGGCACCTGGGGTGAGTGAGAGTGACCATGACCAGGCTCTGCTGTCTGTGTTAGTTCGTCCTCCACCACCACTCTCAGGTGTATTCAGTGAACAGGCCAAAAAACTGGAGAAGCGAAACTCATGTCTAGCTACAGCCAATGCCAAGGATTTGTATGACATCTTCTACAGCAGTGGTGGGAAAGGGAATCCAGAAAGCAAGTTGGGCAATAGCACATTGTCTAATGGGGAGAGTAGCAACTTCTCTAAAAATGAGAACTCTGATAGTTCTTTCAGCCCTAGGGAGAGTGGTGTTCTCCTAAGGGGGACGTCCCAGGACAAGGGTTTGGCCAGTGCTCCTTTGGACATCAGTTTGGCCAAGCCCAGTGCAAAGACTATGGAATCCCCCAATCAGCGGACAATTGTAGAACAGAGTTTGGGGCTAAAGAATAGAGGTTGCCTACAGCCTCTTACAGGAATGGACTTTGATTCTGCTTCTCTGGCAGATGACCAGGGTAAGCCCCAGGAGGAGTTTAACCCAGAGGCAAATGCTTCAACCATATTGCCCTCTAGTCCTTATGAGAGAGAGACCAGTACAGACATGTGTCTGGAGGGGGAAGCTGACCTCAACTCAGGAGAGCCAGGTCCTCCTGGTGTAGAGGAGCCAGCCACCCACATGTCAGACATAGCATGTCCTGCCAAGCTGGTAGCTACCAGGGACCTTGGAATAGTTGGTAACCAGGCTAAAAGGATTCAAGAGTCTCACCTAGCTGAAGAAGCAACCTCTGGACTGGAAGAAGGGAGATTATTACTCTCAGAGGGTgtggggaaagagagaataggTGACCAGGATGAGGAGCTTCAGACTTCACCATCCATAGCTCAGAAGGACCCCAACAGCCTGAAGGATTTCAGTTTGAAATGTGAAGCCAGCTGTGTGTGGAAGAGAGAGGCCGAACTGACCATGCTGCCAATGGATGACCAAATTGTTGATCAGACTGAAGAAATGGTGGTAGTTGCTGAAATGAAAGGTCTAGGTGAGGTAATGACAGAACCCTATGCACAAACTCAGTCTGCTATGGAGATAAAAACAGACTCAGTTCAGCTAGATACTAGATCTATAGCACAGATCCCACAATTAACAGGTATCCAACATTGTGCCCCAGAACCATCTTTCCAATCTGTAGTCAGgagaaacatttatttaacagGAAGCCCACAAGAGCAAGCTGTATTAGTTGGTTGTGAGGAATGTCAGGAAGACCAGTCTCTTGAACCAGCTAGTGAAACACCTAGGACAAGAGGCTTCAAACTAGTGAGAGCAAAGCCAAAGGAAGAGCTGAAGAAACTGACCTGCCAACTAGGTATTTTGGAGGAGGGGACCAAGAAACCTGAGAACATCAAGATTCCTAAGGGGCAAGAATCAGGATCCCAAGACTTGCCCATTATCAATACTGAATTAAGATTGGCAACAGAAAGCAAACCTATGGAGGACCTTGAAACTACAGATTCAGGGAAACTTTGTGCCCCAGGCAATCCAGCTTCGGACTTCTCCAGTGGTCTGTTAGAACCAATCCAAGGGTCTGAGAATATACATAAAGGGAGATTTTTATGTTCCACAGGGTCAACTAACCTTACCTCCACTTTTTCTGAGTTTCCTTTTGAACCTCCAGAAACCATGGCACTTGACTTAGGGATAAAGGATAAGCAAAACACTAAGCCTAGAAATGAGAAGATACCTGAAAAAACTCAGCTGGTGGTGAAAGCTGTTGAGGAGGAAATGGAAGTAATACATGAGCCCTTGGACCTCCAGACTGAAGGACTTCCTGAGGACACAGAAGAGACTTTCCAGTTAGAGGCTGAGGGGCCACTAGGACTGGAGTCAGATACCGTCTGCTCTCCAGGCCTTCGGCCATCTGCCTGCCAGCCCGACCTGGTCAGCTTTGTAACATCAGTCTCTGAAAAGCAGAAAGAGAAGCTTTGTTCTCTACCCTCTGAGCTAGGTAATAAACCTGAGAGTAGTAGCCTAGTCACAGGCACACTACAGCCCGAGTTTCAGAATCCCCCTGCTATGATGGAGACCTCTCAGATGGACAAAGACAGCACTTTGAGTGCAGTAGAAATGCCAGCATTaatttag